In the Paraflavitalea devenefica genome, one interval contains:
- a CDS encoding BlaI/MecI/CopY family transcriptional regulator produces MQLTKAEEQLMEYLWQLDKAFLKDLIDCFPDPKPATTTVVTLLKRMQDKGFVDHKLFGNSRQYYPKVKKTDYFSKHVNGMIKHFFNDSALQFASFFTKSTKLTAKELEELRKIIDQEIEKKKK; encoded by the coding sequence ATGCAATTAACCAAAGCAGAAGAGCAATTAATGGAATACCTCTGGCAGTTGGACAAGGCTTTCCTGAAAGACCTGATAGATTGTTTCCCGGACCCTAAGCCGGCTACAACTACGGTAGTTACCCTGCTGAAAAGAATGCAGGATAAGGGGTTTGTAGACCATAAGCTATTCGGTAATTCCCGGCAGTATTACCCTAAGGTTAAAAAGACAGATTATTTTTCAAAACATGTAAATGGCATGATCAAGCATTTCTTCAATGACAGTGCCCTGCAGTTTGCTTCTTTCTTTACCAAATCCACCAAACTCACGGCAAAGGAACTGGAAGAATTAAGAAAGATCATTGACCAGGAAATTGAAAAAAAGAAAAAATGA
- a CDS encoding RNA polymerase sigma-70 factor produces the protein MTSAFTIAEYEIMFRQHYRFLCLVAFRIVRDQDAAEDIVQEFFLNLWQRRTEITTINSFQGYATRAVKNLSISFLRKQQTLSDEQLSAIPDDANPLEDKEIFVAGESVTSKVMEVIELLPAERKKIFLSHVIDRLSYAQIAEKNNISLNTVKTQMKRAYAFVRERVADDALGIILLSIWLR, from the coding sequence ATGACATCAGCATTTACAATAGCGGAGTATGAAATCATGTTCAGGCAACATTACAGGTTCCTTTGCCTGGTTGCTTTCCGTATTGTAAGAGACCAGGATGCTGCTGAAGATATTGTACAGGAATTCTTCCTCAATTTATGGCAACGCCGCACAGAGATCACCACCATCAACTCCTTCCAGGGATATGCAACACGGGCGGTTAAGAATCTGTCTATCAGTTTCCTTCGCAAACAGCAAACCTTATCCGACGAACAATTGAGCGCTATTCCGGATGACGCCAATCCACTGGAAGACAAGGAGATCTTTGTAGCAGGCGAATCCGTCACTTCCAAAGTAATGGAAGTGATTGAATTACTTCCTGCCGAAAGAAAAAAGATCTTCCTCTCACATGTAATTGACAGGCTTAGTTATGCCCAGATAGCTGAAAAGAACAACATATCCCTGAATACGGTGAAGACCCAGATGAAAAGGGCCTATGCCTTTGTCAGGGAGCGGGTAGCCGATGATGCATTGGGCATTATCCTCCTTTCTATCTGGCTCCGGTAG
- a CDS encoding MBL fold metallo-hydrolase: MSLYIASLNSGSNGNCYYIGNDEDAIFVDAGISCRETEKRMKRLGLDMGKVKAIFVSHEHSDHIAGIPVLAKKHKLPVYITAGTLQQGGLQLDAAQVIPFQAYSGVQIGGLSVSAFPKFHDAFDPHSFTVSSATVRVGIFTDIGKPCAHLINHFQQCHAAFLETNYDEDMLMNGRYPAMLKNRIRGGHGHLSNAQALELFKAHRPPFMSHLLLSHLSKDNNDPALVKALFDQHTHNTAIIVASRFEETAVYHIQSSGEALTTVKRPVEPVVLAAPPPAQPRQQQLSLF; encoded by the coding sequence ATGTCATTATACATCGCCTCCCTCAATTCCGGCAGCAATGGTAATTGCTATTACATCGGCAACGATGAGGATGCCATTTTTGTAGATGCGGGCATCTCCTGCCGGGAAACGGAGAAGCGCATGAAGCGCCTGGGCCTGGACATGGGAAAAGTCAAAGCCATCTTTGTATCGCATGAGCATTCAGATCATATAGCGGGTATCCCGGTGCTGGCAAAAAAACACAAGCTGCCGGTATACATCACTGCCGGAACGCTGCAACAGGGTGGTCTGCAACTGGATGCAGCACAGGTAATTCCTTTTCAGGCTTACAGCGGTGTACAGATTGGCGGACTATCAGTTTCCGCCTTTCCCAAATTCCATGATGCGTTTGATCCCCATAGTTTTACAGTATCCTCTGCTACTGTACGGGTGGGTATTTTTACAGATATTGGTAAGCCTTGTGCGCATCTTATTAACCATTTTCAGCAATGCCATGCGGCTTTCCTCGAAACCAATTATGATGAAGATATGCTCATGAACGGTCGTTATCCGGCGATGCTGAAGAACCGCATACGGGGTGGTCATGGGCACTTGTCTAATGCGCAGGCGCTGGAATTGTTTAAAGCGCACAGGCCTCCCTTCATGAGCCATCTGCTACTGTCGCACCTGTCAAAAGATAACAATGATCCTGCCCTGGTGAAAGCCTTATTCGATCAGCATACCCATAATACTGCTATCATAGTAGCCTCCCGTTTTGAAGAAACAGCTGTATACCACATTCAATCTTCCGGTGAAGCATTAACAACTGTAAAGCGGCCTGTTGAGCCTGTTGTATTGGCTGCTCCTCCTCCTGCACAGCCCAGGCAGCAGCAACTCTCCCTGTTTTAA
- a CDS encoding M1 family metallopeptidase gives MIVLSKRFITGCLLAMSLQAAAQTTSVYDQHEAFAPFFYPAYGDEIRTADGTPGPKYWQNKADYKIEASLDDVQHRVAGSVQITYTNNSPQSLPFLWLQLDQNIYSLQSRGVAATDITGGRWANRNAFDGGYAIQSVTLIENGKATTVPYDITDTRMKIRLPKAVKGNGGSTQLKITYDFTVPEYGTDRMGRLQTKNGWIYEIAQWFPRMCVYDNVQGWNTLPYMGQGEFYLEYGDITYTITAPSNHIVVGSGELLNPQEVLTAEQLKRWNAAKSSDKTVLLRAATEVTDAATRPSATKTLTWKFKCLNTRDVAWASSTSFVWDAARINLPGGKKSLAMSAYPAEVAQDTAWSRSTEYVKGAIEFYSDYLYPYTYPMAVNVAGIVGGMEYPGIVFCGVRARKGGLWGVTSHEFGHNWFPMIVGSNERKFPWMDEGFNTFINTLAEKSFNKGEYAGNRAMNARTFVNAFFGPNAESISTVPDVTSLPNLGTVAYRKPGFGLQLLRENILGPARFDSAFRYYVHKWAFKHPTPYDFFHCIENHAGETLDWFWRGWFLNNWKINQAVQDVAYVQNDSTKGSIITISNLEKLPMPVVVEVTEENGKKGRVQLPVEIWQHGATWKFIYKSTSKVQRVTIDPDNTLPDVDQKDNSWPKQGF, from the coding sequence ATGATTGTTCTATCCAAAAGGTTTATCACTGGTTGTTTATTGGCAATGAGCCTGCAGGCCGCTGCACAAACCACTTCGGTGTATGACCAGCATGAAGCTTTTGCCCCCTTCTTCTATCCTGCCTATGGCGATGAAATAAGAACAGCCGACGGCACGCCGGGTCCAAAGTACTGGCAGAATAAAGCCGATTATAAAATTGAAGCGTCGTTGGACGATGTTCAACACCGTGTGGCGGGCAGTGTGCAGATCACTTATACCAACAACAGTCCGCAGTCCCTCCCCTTCCTGTGGCTGCAACTGGACCAGAATATTTACAGCCTGCAATCACGGGGCGTGGCCGCCACTGATATTACCGGTGGACGCTGGGCCAACCGCAATGCGTTTGATGGTGGTTATGCCATTCAATCAGTCACCTTGATTGAAAATGGAAAGGCAACTACTGTTCCTTATGATATAACAGATACCCGCATGAAGATCAGGCTGCCGAAAGCTGTGAAAGGCAATGGCGGCAGCACACAACTGAAGATCACCTATGATTTCACAGTGCCGGAATATGGTACCGACCGTATGGGCAGGCTGCAAACCAAAAATGGCTGGATCTATGAAATAGCCCAATGGTTCCCGCGCATGTGTGTGTATGATAATGTACAGGGCTGGAACACACTGCCTTACATGGGGCAAGGAGAGTTTTACCTGGAGTATGGCGACATCACGTATACTATTACTGCGCCTTCCAACCATATTGTAGTAGGTTCCGGAGAGTTACTGAACCCACAGGAAGTACTGACCGCCGAACAGCTCAAACGCTGGAATGCTGCCAAAAGCAGTGATAAGACAGTGTTACTGCGTGCAGCCACAGAAGTAACGGATGCTGCTACCCGCCCCTCCGCTACCAAAACACTTACCTGGAAGTTCAAATGCCTCAATACCCGCGATGTGGCCTGGGCCAGCTCTACCTCTTTTGTATGGGATGCCGCCCGTATCAACCTGCCGGGTGGTAAGAAATCGCTTGCTATGTCGGCCTATCCTGCCGAAGTAGCACAGGATACTGCCTGGAGCCGCTCTACAGAATATGTAAAAGGCGCTATTGAGTTTTATTCTGATTACCTGTATCCCTACACCTACCCAATGGCGGTGAATGTCGCCGGTATTGTAGGTGGTATGGAATATCCCGGTATTGTATTTTGCGGCGTGCGGGCTAGGAAAGGTGGCTTATGGGGTGTCACCTCTCACGAGTTTGGCCACAACTGGTTTCCCATGATCGTAGGTAGCAATGAAAGGAAATTCCCCTGGATGGATGAAGGCTTCAATACCTTCATTAATACACTGGCCGAAAAGAGTTTCAACAAGGGAGAATATGCCGGTAACCGCGCTATGAACGCACGGACCTTTGTAAATGCATTCTTTGGACCTAATGCAGAAAGCATTTCTACCGTACCTGATGTAACGAGCCTCCCCAACCTGGGCACTGTTGCTTATCGCAAGCCAGGCTTTGGCCTACAATTATTGCGCGAGAATATCCTGGGTCCCGCCCGGTTCGACAGCGCTTTCCGCTATTATGTACACAAGTGGGCTTTCAAACATCCTACACCTTATGACTTCTTCCATTGCATAGAGAACCATGCCGGGGAAACACTCGACTGGTTCTGGAGAGGCTGGTTCCTGAATAACTGGAAGATCAACCAGGCTGTACAGGATGTAGCCTATGTACAGAATGATAGTACAAAAGGAAGCATTATCACGATTTCCAACCTGGAGAAGTTACCGATGCCTGTAGTGGTAGAAGTAACAGAAGAAAATGGCAAGAAGGGCCGCGTGCAACTGCCGGTGGAAATATGGCAGCATGGCGCTACCTGGAAGTTTATTTATAAATCTACTTCTAAAGTACAGCGGGTAACCATTGACCCTGATAATACATTACCGGATGTAGATCAGAAAGATAATAGCTGGCCGAAGCAGGGATTTTAG
- a CDS encoding M56 family metallopeptidase gives MITYIIKATVCSILLLLVYRFLLQREKMYAFNRGYLLFSILFSLLVPFITFEVKPDSIVPEDIPLPLVITLEETAPAQPVTTEKGLSLLQAGMIVYVLITGILLTRFLLNLYRIRQAIAGNNVLPYQGARLVLTNHDIPAHSFLHYIFISQADYNNPGTRTVLLTHELSHIRQKHSWDVLFIELLLVFCWLNPAWIFYKRSIQLNHELQADDTVIKTHPDIRSYQHLLLEKIQQQPAVSPASSFNYFITKKRLTMMTKAPNSKRIVCLQLALLPLFLAAVVLFSERTYAQEKKAPAKKVPEKVAPEGEAQDTTPLKRKPIILSLEKTLPPGPGASAEQLNEFKQLVDKGATPEGKVISYRYSKEDKQKLKAIYADMSDQQRREFPAVIFSKPPVRKSPTTAQLQSWGDAAMYGVWIDSKRISNAELASHKPEDFALYYESRLAKNAVNYGKHYVQVDLYTQESYNRMYTEGEESVYVIKKVDLKVRAKKK, from the coding sequence ATGATCACCTACATTATCAAAGCCACGGTATGTTCCATTTTATTGCTGCTGGTATACAGGTTCCTGTTACAGCGCGAAAAGATGTACGCATTCAACAGGGGGTATTTATTATTCAGCATCTTGTTTTCCCTGCTGGTGCCCTTCATCACCTTTGAGGTAAAACCCGATTCCATCGTACCGGAAGACATTCCCCTTCCCCTGGTGATCACTTTGGAAGAAACCGCACCGGCACAGCCTGTAACAACAGAAAAGGGGTTATCCTTATTGCAGGCCGGCATGATCGTGTATGTGCTGATCACCGGCATTCTATTAACCCGTTTCCTGCTGAACCTATACCGCATCCGGCAAGCGATAGCCGGTAATAACGTGCTGCCCTACCAGGGAGCCAGGCTGGTATTGACCAATCATGATATTCCTGCCCATAGCTTTCTTCATTATATTTTTATCAGCCAGGCAGATTATAACAATCCCGGTACCCGTACGGTATTACTTACCCATGAATTATCGCATATACGGCAAAAGCATTCCTGGGATGTATTGTTCATAGAACTCCTGCTGGTCTTTTGCTGGCTGAATCCTGCCTGGATATTTTATAAAAGGTCCATTCAGCTCAACCATGAACTGCAGGCTGATGATACCGTTATCAAAACACATCCTGACATTCGCAGTTACCAGCATTTGTTATTGGAGAAAATACAACAACAGCCCGCTGTGTCGCCCGCCAGCAGCTTCAATTATTTTATCACCAAAAAACGGTTAACCATGATGACAAAAGCCCCCAACAGCAAACGAATTGTTTGCCTGCAACTGGCCTTACTACCATTATTCCTGGCAGCGGTTGTCTTATTCAGCGAAAGAACCTATGCGCAGGAAAAAAAGGCGCCGGCAAAGAAAGTGCCGGAGAAAGTAGCTCCGGAAGGAGAAGCGCAGGATACAACTCCACTCAAAAGAAAACCAATAATTCTTTCGCTTGAAAAGACTTTACCACCAGGACCCGGCGCATCAGCGGAACAATTGAATGAGTTCAAACAGCTCGTTGACAAAGGAGCTACCCCCGAGGGCAAAGTTATCAGCTATAGGTACTCCAAAGAAGACAAACAAAAGCTGAAGGCCATATATGCCGATATGAGTGACCAACAAAGGAGGGAATTCCCAGCAGTGATATTTAGCAAACCACCAGTCCGCAAATCGCCCACCACCGCCCAGCTTCAATCCTGGGGCGATGCTGCCATGTATGGAGTATGGATTGATAGTAAACGCATCAGCAATGCCGAACTGGCCAGCCACAAGCCCGAAGACTTTGCCCTCTACTACGAAAGCAGGCTCGCTAAAAATGCGGTTAATTATGGCAAGCACTATGTGCAGGTAGACCTCTATACCCAGGAAAGTTATAATCGTATGTATACAGAAGGAGAAGAGTCGGTATACGTGATTAAAAAGGTGGATCTTAAAGTTCGTGCAAAAAAGAAATAA
- a CDS encoding SusC/RagA family TonB-linked outer membrane protein gives MNMLMVKVFRSLLLASGLLVMLSAKAQDPEKLVSLNLKNARLSDAFNELRKQTDLGFFYSVDDLNKNPPVTINVSKKKLSEVLDQLLAGTNMQYSIEKNTVIIKRKVPERNEKQPADPAVTVSGVVTNSKGAPLAGASVEDVSTRRSTLTDAAGKYTMLVGRRTSLRFTYVGMKSLQVSVRVEEGDTYTHNVKMEEVPAEMSQIVVTGYQAIRKSEMVGSANTVKREDLLYNGTNSIEQMIQGKLPGTVVMNANGLVGTRQRVRVRGTSTLLSNQEPVWVVDGIIQTDPLPFQASSLNDVGNNFDMIRNFIGNSIAWLNPNDIEDVTVLKDAAATVLYGVKAANGVIVITTKRGKAGSMSVNYSGGIAITEKLNYDRLNLMNSKERIAVSREIYERRILGSVVTEAVGYEEVLRRYLDKKISYEQFNKEVKALETVNTDWIDLLYQTPLSHNHTVSISGGTDKIVYYTSLAMSQNLGIAKGNDSRSLNGSVSLDAKLSNKLTAGVRLNANMIKTNGFYQVDPFTYAQETSRAIPAYDEQGNWKFYDKGYSWSQIMNFNILNELAETGNTNDQRNFNASLNVNYVISPTLRFESLLGATSSNAVGEAYASEQSYYIAIKRRYNYGEFPVGSQKYKESPLPHGGELNTSEARTTSFNWRNSLAWNKLVGRHRLGALVGQEMRSTKTNGLSSTVFGYFPDRGRNITLPPRLVASGSSYIDNALYKEMKNVVVDREANFLSYYGSLTYSFDERYVVSGSLRSDASNRFGQDKKHRFLPVWAGGVRWNVHNEPWMANQSWLSELNVRASYGWQGNVAENVGPDLIAQLPSEIVNATTGEFALKIKSLGYADLRWEKTKTINLGFDLGIAKNRFTLSVEYYNKRTEDMIIYKEVPSSYGIINMPVNAGNMQNEGIELTVSGTLVRSKDFVWSMSMNTSKNKNSLNSDLPRNDSWQAAVDGKLYRQGYAVSSFWVFDFKGLDPTNGFPLFNIPTLAENPKIENDATEYMKYAGRFDPDFTAGFSSSFRYKSLMLSASFNVALGGKRLLYRMFDRSGLPSAYNNLPKEFVNRWRKPGDEQFTNIPSIPNMVWDPVGWDYKTPWVWLPDYDGYLEVYDTYNYSDARVVNASFLRCNNIALSYNLPNQLLKHIHVKSVAVTAAVSNPFIIVSKDYKGMDPEVATGNQPIPRVYSMGVNVSF, from the coding sequence ATGAACATGCTTATGGTGAAGGTGTTTCGAAGCCTGCTGCTGGCTTCGGGACTACTTGTAATGCTTTCCGCGAAAGCCCAGGACCCTGAGAAACTGGTATCGCTCAATCTGAAGAATGCCCGCCTGTCAGATGCATTCAATGAACTCAGGAAGCAAACTGACCTGGGTTTCTTCTACAGCGTTGATGACCTCAACAAAAACCCGCCTGTTACGATTAATGTCAGCAAAAAGAAGCTGTCTGAAGTGCTCGACCAGTTGCTGGCAGGAACAAACATGCAGTATTCTATCGAAAAGAATACCGTAATTATTAAGCGTAAAGTTCCTGAACGCAACGAAAAACAACCGGCAGATCCTGCTGTTACCGTAAGCGGTGTGGTCACCAATTCCAAAGGAGCGCCATTGGCAGGGGCCAGTGTGGAAGACGTATCCACAAGAAGGTCTACCCTTACAGATGCCGCCGGTAAATATACCATGCTGGTAGGCCGGCGCACTTCCCTGCGGTTTACCTATGTAGGTATGAAATCACTCCAGGTATCTGTTCGTGTGGAAGAAGGCGATACCTATACACACAATGTAAAAATGGAAGAAGTGCCTGCGGAGATGTCGCAGATAGTAGTAACAGGCTACCAGGCTATCCGTAAATCGGAAATGGTGGGATCGGCCAATACGGTCAAGCGGGAAGACCTGCTCTACAACGGTACCAATAGTATTGAACAAATGATACAGGGTAAACTGCCCGGCACGGTGGTTATGAATGCGAATGGATTGGTAGGTACCCGCCAGAGAGTACGGGTACGCGGTACTTCTACTTTATTAAGTAACCAGGAACCGGTATGGGTAGTGGATGGGATCATTCAAACAGACCCGCTTCCTTTCCAGGCTTCCTCCCTGAATGATGTAGGCAATAATTTTGACATGATCCGCAATTTCATTGGTAACTCCATTGCCTGGCTCAATCCAAACGATATTGAAGACGTTACCGTGCTGAAAGATGCTGCCGCCACTGTTCTATATGGAGTGAAGGCGGCCAATGGTGTTATTGTGATCACCACCAAACGGGGAAAGGCAGGCAGTATGTCGGTAAATTACAGTGGTGGTATTGCAATAACAGAAAAGCTGAACTATGACCGGCTGAACCTGATGAATTCAAAGGAACGGATAGCTGTTTCCCGCGAGATCTACGAAAGGCGGATACTCGGTTCGGTGGTAACAGAAGCCGTAGGTTATGAGGAAGTATTAAGGCGTTACCTCGACAAGAAGATCAGCTATGAACAATTTAACAAGGAGGTAAAAGCGCTGGAGACGGTAAACACCGACTGGATTGATCTTTTATACCAGACTCCGCTGAGCCACAACCATACAGTAAGTATTTCCGGCGGTACCGACAAGATCGTCTATTATACTTCTCTTGCTATGAGCCAAAACCTGGGTATAGCAAAGGGAAACGACTCCCGCTCACTGAATGGATCTGTGAGCCTCGATGCAAAATTGTCAAACAAACTCACTGCCGGCGTGCGCTTAAACGCCAACATGATCAAAACAAATGGCTTTTACCAGGTAGATCCTTTTACCTATGCACAGGAAACAAGCCGTGCTATTCCCGCTTATGACGAGCAGGGCAACTGGAAGTTTTACGACAAGGGATACTCCTGGAGCCAGATTATGAATTTCAATATATTGAATGAGCTGGCGGAGACAGGTAATACCAATGATCAACGTAATTTCAATGCCAGCCTCAATGTGAATTATGTTATAAGTCCCACACTCCGATTCGAAAGCTTACTGGGAGCCACCTCCAGCAATGCGGTGGGTGAAGCCTACGCATCAGAACAGAGTTACTATATAGCTATTAAAAGGCGCTATAATTATGGAGAATTTCCGGTAGGGTCCCAGAAATATAAAGAATCACCATTACCGCATGGCGGCGAATTGAATACTTCAGAAGCGCGCACAACTTCGTTCAACTGGAGAAATAGCCTTGCCTGGAATAAACTGGTGGGACGCCACCGGTTGGGCGCATTGGTGGGCCAGGAAATGCGTAGTACGAAAACGAATGGCCTGTCATCAACCGTATTTGGTTATTTTCCTGACCGGGGCCGGAATATTACCCTGCCTCCGCGCCTGGTTGCCAGTGGTTCGAGCTATATAGATAATGCACTGTATAAGGAGATGAAAAATGTGGTGGTAGACCGGGAGGCCAATTTCCTTTCTTACTATGGAAGCCTGACCTATTCATTTGATGAACGTTATGTGGTATCAGGAAGTTTGCGTTCGGATGCCTCTAACCGTTTTGGCCAGGATAAGAAACATCGCTTTTTACCTGTGTGGGCTGGAGGCGTTCGCTGGAATGTGCACAACGAACCCTGGATGGCCAACCAAAGCTGGCTAAGTGAACTGAATGTGCGTGCTTCCTATGGCTGGCAGGGAAACGTAGCGGAGAATGTAGGCCCCGATCTTATTGCTCAGTTACCCAGCGAAATAGTGAATGCTACTACCGGCGAATTTGCACTAAAGATCAAATCGTTAGGCTATGCCGATCTGCGCTGGGAAAAAACAAAAACCATTAACCTTGGTTTTGACCTTGGCATTGCTAAGAACCGTTTTACCCTATCGGTGGAGTATTATAACAAGCGCACAGAAGACATGATCATCTATAAGGAAGTACCCTCGTCTTATGGTATTATCAATATGCCGGTGAATGCCGGTAACATGCAAAACGAGGGTATTGAGCTTACTGTGAGTGGCACCCTGGTGCGCTCCAAAGATTTTGTGTGGAGCATGTCTATGAATACTTCCAAGAACAAGAATTCATTGAACTCCGACCTGCCCCGTAATGACTCCTGGCAGGCAGCAGTGGATGGGAAGCTATACAGGCAGGGATATGCAGTTTCTTCCTTCTGGGTATTTGATTTTAAAGGGTTGGACCCCACCAATGGATTCCCGCTGTTTAACATTCCAACGTTGGCCGAAAATCCAAAAATAGAGAATGACGCTACCGAATACATGAAATATGCCGGAAGGTTTGACCCCGATTTCACGGCCGGCTTTTCCAGCTCCTTCCGTTACAAGTCGCTGATGTTATCTGCTTCCTTTAATGTGGCGCTTGGCGGTAAGCGGTTATTGTACCGGATGTTTGACAGATCAGGATTACCCAGTGCCTACAATAACCTGCCCAAAGAGTTTGTGAACCGGTGGAGAAAGCCGGGCGATGAACAGTTTACCAATATTCCCAGTATCCCGAACATGGTTTGGGATCCCGTGGGATGGGACTATAAAACACCCTGGGTATGGTTGCCCGACTATGATGGATACCTGGAGGTATATGATACCTACAATTATTCGGATGCGCGGGTGGTCAATGCCTCTTTCCTGCGTTGCAATAATATTGCACTTAGCTACAACTTGCCGAACCAGCTCCTGAAGCACATCCATGTAAAAAGTGTAGCAGTAACAGCCGCGGTAAGCAATCCCTTTATCATTGTAAGCAAGGATTATAAAGGCATGGACCCCGAAGTGGCTACAGGCAACCAGCCGATACCGCGCGTGTATTCCATGGGAGTAAATGTAAGTTTCTAA
- a CDS encoding FecR family protein: MNMQQPSWEKVLKAIHSGERPTEEQWNKLTSEERELINLLQKEQLTGNAIVFLDSMNEDKAWQKLSGSIQQPLTGRRVRMRFLRYAAVLAGLLMLGAAALFLLKNGKRNEELTQPVIAGKYITQPVNPKQAVLVLANGQSIELNKTPDSTIRQEQVDVVNIDTALLRYTAAADVLRPAAFNTLIVPRGGKYKIELADGTEVWLNAETKLRYPAHFGGVAKREVFLESGEAYFKVKRNTAMPFIVKAGGMDVQVLGTEFNVNTYTSRYATTLAHGSVKLSTGTAATKLEPGQQGVYVNGAFTKIAVDVYTYTAWKDGLIIFEETPLEEVMNNIGRQYDFAVEFTSPQLKDRKFGGMLRRTEQIEDVLTIIEKVGYLKFSIRGKTILVSPVVSK; encoded by the coding sequence ATGAACATGCAACAACCATCATGGGAAAAAGTGCTGAAGGCTATCCATAGCGGTGAACGGCCAACAGAGGAGCAATGGAATAAGCTGACGTCTGAGGAACGGGAGTTGATCAACCTGTTGCAAAAGGAACAATTAACAGGCAATGCCATTGTGTTCCTGGACAGTATGAATGAAGATAAAGCCTGGCAGAAATTGTCTGGCTCCATACAACAGCCATTGACTGGCAGAAGGGTTCGTATGCGCTTCCTGCGGTACGCAGCCGTATTGGCCGGATTGTTGATGTTGGGTGCAGCGGCTTTGTTCTTGCTGAAGAATGGCAAGCGTAATGAAGAGCTGACACAGCCTGTTATTGCCGGGAAATACATTACGCAACCGGTTAATCCCAAGCAGGCGGTACTGGTATTGGCCAATGGCCAAAGCATTGAGCTCAATAAAACCCCTGATTCCACCATACGCCAGGAGCAGGTAGATGTGGTCAACATTGATACGGCCCTGCTCAGGTACACTGCCGCCGCAGATGTGCTCAGGCCAGCAGCATTTAATACACTGATCGTTCCGAGGGGAGGAAAATATAAAATTGAACTGGCCGATGGAACAGAGGTATGGTTGAATGCAGAAACGAAACTGCGTTACCCGGCTCACTTCGGTGGTGTAGCGAAGCGGGAGGTTTTTCTCGAAAGTGGGGAAGCCTATTTCAAAGTAAAACGGAATACCGCCATGCCGTTTATTGTGAAAGCAGGCGGTATGGATGTACAGGTATTGGGAACGGAGTTTAATGTGAATACCTATACATCCCGGTATGCCACCACACTGGCGCATGGATCGGTGAAACTGAGTACCGGTACTGCTGCCACAAAGCTGGAGCCAGGCCAGCAAGGCGTGTATGTCAACGGAGCCTTTACAAAGATAGCAGTAGATGTGTATACCTATACAGCCTGGAAAGACGGCCTGATCATATTTGAAGAAACACCGTTGGAAGAAGTCATGAACAATATTGGTCGCCAGTATGACTTTGCCGTTGAATTTACATCACCGCAACTGAAGGACCGGAAATTCGGTGGCATGCTGCGCAGAACTGAACAGATTGAAGATGTGCTTACCATAATAGAAAAAGTAGGATACCTAAAATTCAGTATCAGGGGAAAAACCATTCTTGTCAGCCCTGTCGTGTCAAAATAG
- a CDS encoding alpha/beta hydrolase, translated as MFKRVIAITLLMLLVVCVFAGTVDTVTTFSPSMKKDIKAVVIRPVAYDKSKAYPVVYLLHGYSGNYADWVKKVKALPEYADQYNIIIVCPDGNFSSWYFDSPADNTWKYETYVSKELVNWIDDHYSTIKSKTGRAITGLSMGGHGALYLAFRHQDVFGAAGSMSGGVDLRPFPLNWDIAKRIGSYKDNPEQWEKNSVINLTHLLAKDAPTLIIDCGTGDFFYKVNVNLHEKLLERNIPHDFISRPGAHNWEYWENAVSYQLLFMSKYFKK; from the coding sequence ATGTTTAAAAGAGTAATTGCTATCACTTTGTTAATGTTGTTGGTTGTTTGTGTTTTTGCCGGTACCGTAGATACTGTCACTACTTTCAGTCCTTCCATGAAAAAAGATATTAAAGCAGTAGTGATCAGGCCGGTGGCTTATGATAAAAGTAAGGCCTATCCGGTGGTATACCTGCTGCATGGATACAGCGGTAACTATGCCGACTGGGTGAAGAAAGTAAAGGCCTTGCCGGAGTATGCAGACCAGTATAATATCATCATCGTGTGCCCGGATGGTAATTTTTCCAGTTGGTATTTTGACAGCCCGGCAGATAATACCTGGAAATATGAAACCTATGTATCCAAAGAACTGGTCAACTGGATAGACGATCATTACAGCACCATTAAAAGCAAAACAGGCAGGGCCATTACCGGTCTGAGTATGGGAGGGCATGGTGCTTTATACCTTGCCTTTCGCCACCAGGATGTATTTGGTGCAGCAGGCAGCATGAGCGGCGGAGTAGACCTGCGGCCTTTCCCCCTGAATTGGGACATTGCCAAACGCATTGGCAGTTATAAAGACAATCCGGAGCAATGGGAGAAGAACAGTGTCATTAATCTTACGCATTTACTGGCGAAGGATGCGCCGACCCTGATCATTGACTGCGGTACAGGCGATTTCTTTTATAAAGTGAATGTAAACCTGCACGAAAAATTATTGGAAAGGAATATCCCGCACGATTTCATTTCCCGGCCAGGCGCTCATAACTGGGAGTATTGGGAGAATGCAGTGAGCTATCAGCTCTTGTTTATGAGTAAGTATTTTAAGAAATAG